In Danaus plexippus chromosome 17, MEX_DaPlex, whole genome shotgun sequence, one DNA window encodes the following:
- the LOC116771496 gene encoding protein MIS12 homolog has product MIKLPSWTGGTDEEYETQYFGFGAQRLKIAVRQMVEQKIRTGVKDMESYLQESLDLNDKDKLTLTHSCDKLIRLYCEGAGPSLDIIDEEIERVINIPPYVLLPEDEVQLEQVSDDDYERLKEEVAALRKRVERGALIEALLTAEEEELSSAEKVCEIAKKDMEVLDLLQKKLETSDSAKTIQSEVNFLSSNVPFIQDKDPNDIFED; this is encoded by the coding sequence ATGATTAAACTACCATCTTGGACTGGTGGAACAGATGAGGAATATGAAACACAATACTTTGGTTTTGGAGCCCAAAGGCTTAAAATTGCAGTGCGTCAAATGGTTGAACAAAAAATTAGGACAGGAGTAAAAGATATGGAATCTTATTTACAAGAGTCGTTAGATCTTAATGACAAGGATAAGTTAACATTAACACATTCTTGTGACAAACTTATACGGTTGTACTGTGAAGGGGCTGGACCTTCTTTGGATATAATTGACGAAGAGATAGAAagagtaataaatatacctCCCTATGTTCTCCTACCGGAAGATGAAGTTCAGCTTGAGCAAGTGTCTGACGATGATTATGAAAGGTTAAAGGAAGAGGTCGCAGCTTTAAGAAAAAGAGTAGAAAGAGGAGCTCTTATAGAAGCATTACTTACAGCAGAGGAGGAGGAATTATCATCAGCAGAAAAGGTATGTGAAATTGCTAAAAAGGACATGGAAGTGCTGGATTTGTTGCAGAAAAAGTTAGAGACTAGTGATAGTGCCAAAACTATACAGAGTGAAGTCAATTTTCTGTCTTCTAATGTACCTTTTATCCAGGATAAAGATCCAAATGACATATTTGAAGATTAA